One Anaerolineae bacterium genomic region harbors:
- a CDS encoding Diadenosine tetraphosphatase, with protein sequence MRVLVFSDVHANLTALERILADAGTYDAVWCLGDVIGYGPDPNECVECIRHLPNLTCILGNHDAAVLGLIEVEAFNHEARWVIQWTQQQLTEANLSFLRSLPERLVIGDVTLVHGSPRQPVWEYLLDAQTARHNFDFFDTPFCFVGHTHLPILFHLNELETYPVGGYLPPNQVIQLTPREIVNPGSVGQPRDRDPRAAYAIYDTETHHFEHRRVEYDVAAVQDRMRLARLPQRHIQRLSVGW encoded by the coding sequence ATGCGCGTCCTTGTTTTTTCAGATGTTCATGCCAACTTAACTGCTTTAGAGCGGATTCTTGCAGATGCCGGTACATACGATGCGGTTTGGTGTTTGGGCGATGTAATAGGCTATGGGCCAGACCCGAACGAATGTGTTGAATGCATCCGACATCTTCCCAATCTAACCTGTATCCTGGGTAATCATGACGCAGCCGTTCTCGGTTTGATCGAGGTAGAGGCATTCAATCATGAAGCCAGGTGGGTGATCCAGTGGACGCAGCAGCAATTGACGGAAGCAAACCTCTCCTTCTTGAGAAGTCTACCCGAGCGGCTGGTGATAGGAGACGTTACCCTTGTCCATGGCAGTCCTCGTCAGCCGGTTTGGGAGTATCTGTTGGATGCGCAGACTGCCCGACACAATTTTGATTTTTTTGATACACCGTTCTGCTTTGTCGGGCATACACACTTGCCGATCCTCTTTCACTTAAATGAGTTAGAGACATATCCAGTTGGAGGTTACCTGCCTCCGAATCAGGTCATTCAATTGACACCGCGCGAAATTGTCAATCCCGGTTCGGTTGGGCAACCGCGCGACCGAGATCCCCGCGCCGCCTATGCGATCTACGATACCGAGACGCATCACTTCGAACATCGTCGGGTTGAGTACGACGTAGCCGCAGTCCAGGACCGGATGCGACTGGCGAGGTTGCCTCAACGTCACATCCAGCGCCTGTCGGTCGGCTGGTAG
- a CDS encoding Integron integrase IntIPac, with translation MAKKILDQLREMLRLKHYSYRTEEAYVDWVRRFILFHNKRHPAEMGAPEIRAFLAHLAQERHVSASTQNQAFSAILFLYREVLQKEIEPILLSGAKRPERLPTVLTRAEVLHLIHHLSGIHKLMAQLLYGSGLRLMECVRLRVKDIDFEYRSITVRDGKGEKDRIVPLPEAVIPDLRRQIERVRLLHEEDLAAGHGEVYLPNALAEKYPNAARELIWQYLFPASKRSLDPRSGKERRHHLDPSALQRAVRQAAQKAGLQKRVTCHTLRHSFATHLLQAGYDIRTVQELLGHKDVRTTMIYTHVLQRGGMAVRSPLDMD, from the coding sequence ATGGCAAAGAAAATCCTGGATCAACTGCGTGAAATGCTGCGCCTGAAACACTACTCTTACCGCACCGAAGAAGCCTATGTGGATTGGGTGCGGCGTTTTATCCTTTTTCATAACAAACGCCATCCGGCCGAAATGGGCGCTCCCGAAATTCGTGCTTTCCTCGCCCACCTGGCTCAGGAACGACATGTCTCCGCTTCCACGCAAAATCAGGCTTTCAGTGCCATCCTCTTCCTTTACCGCGAGGTGCTTCAGAAAGAGATTGAACCCATTCTGCTCTCAGGAGCCAAACGCCCCGAGCGCCTCCCCACCGTTCTGACCCGCGCCGAAGTGCTGCACCTCATCCACCACTTGAGCGGAATCCATAAACTGATGGCGCAATTGCTCTACGGCTCCGGCTTGCGCCTGATGGAATGCGTCCGCTTGCGGGTCAAAGATATTGACTTCGAGTACAGGAGCATCACCGTTCGAGATGGGAAGGGCGAGAAAGACCGCATTGTCCCCCTGCCCGAAGCGGTGATCCCCGATCTTCGCCGTCAGATCGAGCGCGTCCGTCTGCTCCACGAAGAAGACCTGGCGGCCGGCCATGGCGAGGTGTATCTACCCAATGCCCTGGCAGAGAAGTACCCCAACGCAGCCCGCGAACTGATCTGGCAATACCTCTTCCCGGCCTCCAAACGCTCCCTTGACCCGCGCAGTGGCAAGGAACGCCGTCATCATCTCGATCCTTCCGCTTTACAACGCGCCGTGCGACAGGCTGCCCAAAAAGCCGGCCTGCAGAAGCGGGTCACCTGCCATACGCTGCGCCACTCCTTTGCTACCCATCTGCTTCAAGCTGGCTACGATATCCGCACGGTGCAGGAACTGCTGGGACATAAGGATGTTAGGACGACCATGATCTATACCCACGTCCTCCAGCGCGGCGGGATGGCTGTGCGCAGCCCACTGGATATGGATTGA
- a CDS encoding Fructokinase has protein sequence MICVVGFDPDHILSQTTIPTTTPSETIAAIITFFRDSQQRFDSIEAIGVAAFGPVDVNPESASYGQVGLTPKLTWQGFNWVQALQEAFALRVYVDTDVNGAALGEWSWGAAQNLDTFLYITVGTGIGGGGMVNGNLLHGRFHPEMGHIRLPHDRQRDPFAGCCPYHGDCLEGLASGEAMRQRWGTPAQNLPPAHPAWELEAEYLALALSNFIFTFSPQRILLGGGVMKQPGLLDSIRRKTLQYCAGYLTYLADEIESLITSPHLGDLAGSCGALALAARGHDLERRENHLV, from the coding sequence ATGATCTGTGTGGTCGGTTTTGACCCCGATCATATTTTATCTCAAACCACGATCCCAACCACAACGCCCTCCGAAACGATCGCCGCCATCATAACCTTCTTTAGAGATAGCCAGCAACGCTTCGATTCCATTGAGGCCATTGGTGTAGCTGCCTTCGGACCGGTAGATGTGAACCCTGAATCAGCCAGCTATGGGCAAGTCGGTCTAACCCCCAAATTAACCTGGCAGGGCTTTAACTGGGTACAGGCTCTGCAAGAAGCCTTTGCGCTGCGCGTTTACGTGGATACGGATGTCAACGGCGCCGCTTTAGGCGAATGGAGCTGGGGAGCAGCGCAAAATCTGGATACCTTTCTCTACATCACCGTTGGCACCGGTATTGGTGGAGGCGGCATGGTCAATGGGAACCTTCTGCATGGACGTTTTCACCCTGAGATGGGGCATATCCGCCTGCCCCATGACCGCCAGCGCGACCCATTTGCGGGCTGTTGCCCGTATCATGGCGATTGCCTGGAAGGTTTGGCCAGCGGCGAGGCAATGCGCCAGCGCTGGGGAACGCCCGCCCAAAATCTTCCCCCTGCGCATCCTGCCTGGGAACTGGAAGCTGAATATCTGGCTCTGGCGCTCAGCAATTTTATCTTTACCTTTAGTCCTCAACGCATTCTGCTCGGCGGCGGGGTCATGAAGCAGCCCGGATTGCTGGATAGCATCCGCCGCAAAACCCTGCAATACTGCGCTGGTTACCTAACCTACCTGGCAGATGAGATTGAAAGCCTGATCACCAGCCCGCACTTGGGCGATTTAGCCGGCAGTTGCGGCGCCCTTGCCTTAGCGGCCAGAGGTCACGATCTGGAACGGAGGGAAAACCATCTCGTTTGA
- a CDS encoding protease, which yields MMSSLLSFSPSHQNSLPGEDDITRVELSNGIVVLVRSNFNSPSIVLNGYLEVGSLFDPPDKLGLASFTASSLLLGSKKFDYNTIYDLLESAAASLSFEGGTHITSFGGRSLVEDFNMLCEIFAAAIKEPTFPPEHVERKRAQLLTGLILRSQDTAEMASLTFDEIVYAHHPYRFPEEGTLETVQQITLEDLVNFHHRHYGPRGMVIVVVGAIEPSTAISILSEHLADWQNDEQPLPPELPPLQPLTETVQKKVFIPGKSQVDLLIGSVGPQRNAPEYMSAAIGNNILGQFGLMGRIGDAVRERAGLAYYAYSSLSSGIGPGSWTVAAGVAPENVERAIAIIRQEIQRFVQEKVSEEELSDSQANFIGHLPLSLESNMGVAYALGNLERYGLGLNYYRLYADLVRSVTREQVLETAQKYLDPDRLAIAIAGSLE from the coding sequence ATGATGAGTTCACTGCTATCCTTCTCACCCTCCCATCAAAACTCTTTACCCGGTGAAGACGACATCACCCGGGTTGAACTTTCCAATGGAATTGTCGTTCTGGTGCGCTCGAACTTTAACAGCCCTTCGATCGTCCTGAACGGATATTTAGAGGTTGGTAGCTTATTCGATCCCCCCGACAAGCTCGGTTTAGCCTCTTTTACGGCAAGCTCTCTCCTTTTAGGCAGCAAGAAATTTGACTACAATACTATCTACGATTTACTGGAATCGGCAGCCGCCAGCCTGAGCTTCGAAGGAGGGACGCACATCACCAGCTTCGGAGGGCGCTCGCTCGTCGAAGATTTCAACATGCTCTGTGAAATCTTTGCCGCTGCCATTAAGGAACCCACCTTCCCTCCTGAACACGTGGAACGCAAGCGTGCCCAGTTGCTGACCGGCCTGATTTTACGCTCCCAAGACACAGCCGAGATGGCCTCTCTTACTTTCGATGAAATTGTCTATGCCCACCATCCCTACCGTTTTCCAGAAGAAGGCACCCTCGAAACGGTTCAGCAAATCACACTGGAAGATTTGGTCAACTTTCACCATCGTCATTACGGACCGCGTGGCATGGTTATCGTGGTCGTCGGAGCCATCGAACCATCCACCGCCATCTCGATTTTATCCGAACACCTTGCCGATTGGCAGAACGACGAACAACCCTTGCCGCCCGAATTGCCTCCTCTGCAACCGCTCACCGAAACGGTGCAGAAAAAGGTTTTCATCCCCGGAAAATCGCAGGTTGACCTACTGATCGGCTCAGTTGGACCTCAACGCAATGCCCCCGAGTACATGAGCGCCGCAATCGGTAATAACATCCTGGGGCAGTTTGGATTAATGGGTCGCATTGGGGATGCCGTGCGCGAACGAGCCGGACTGGCCTATTATGCCTATTCCAGTCTCAGTTCGGGAATCGGTCCTGGCAGTTGGACAGTCGCCGCAGGTGTTGCCCCGGAGAATGTCGAACGGGCAATTGCGATCATCCGTCAGGAAATTCAACGCTTTGTGCAAGAGAAAGTCAGCGAAGAAGAACTCAGCGACAGCCAGGCAAACTTCATCGGTCATTTGCCTCTCTCTCTGGAGTCCAATATGGGCGTCGCCTATGCGCTTGGCAATCTGGAACGCTATGGACTCGGTTTGAACTACTACCGCCTATATGCCGATCTGGTGCGTTCGGTCACCCGCGAGCAGGTCCTGGAAACGGCGCAAAAATACCTCGACCCCGATCGCCTCGCCATTGCGATCGCTGGCAGTCTGGAGTGA
- a CDS encoding Peptidase has translation MSDSITKLTLSNGLLVLLKEIHTAPIISHWIWYRVGSRDEPCGKTGIAHWIEHMLFKGTPRYPASVLDKAISREGGSWNAMTYLDWTTCFETMPADKIDLALSLEADRMVNCLFDPQEVESERTVIISERQGNENEPLFRLSEEVQAAAFRVHPYHHEVIGDLVDLQTMTREDLIQHYRTYYVPNNAVLAIAGDFETEQMLKRVRELYEPIPRGVDPPRLCRTEPPQQGERRVTVQGPDDTTYLMLAHHVPNSIHPDFIPLTILDSLLTGPSNLNVFGGGVSNKTSRLYRALVEGDLAVSVQGGVGATVDPFLYLITCIVRPEKTPEQVLQRIEDEIKRLQDSPPPVEEIQRASKQARALFAYGSESISNQAFWMGFSEMFATYEWYLEFIDRLAQVTPEDVQRVAQTYLQTRNRVVGVYLPEASTTPQKEESDSQ, from the coding sequence ATGTCGGATTCAATCACAAAACTCACCCTATCAAATGGTTTATTGGTGCTTCTCAAAGAAATTCACACTGCCCCGATCATCAGCCATTGGATCTGGTATCGGGTTGGCTCGCGTGATGAACCGTGCGGCAAAACCGGCATCGCACATTGGATCGAACACATGCTTTTCAAAGGGACGCCACGCTATCCGGCTTCTGTGCTCGATAAAGCCATTTCACGCGAGGGCGGCTCATGGAACGCTATGACCTATCTTGACTGGACAACCTGTTTTGAGACCATGCCGGCTGATAAAATAGACCTCGCCCTCAGCCTGGAAGCTGACCGCATGGTCAACTGTCTCTTCGACCCTCAGGAAGTGGAGTCGGAAAGGACAGTAATCATATCCGAACGGCAAGGTAACGAAAACGAACCGCTCTTTCGCCTTAGCGAAGAGGTTCAGGCAGCCGCGTTTCGCGTTCATCCCTACCATCACGAGGTTATCGGCGATCTGGTTGATCTCCAAACCATGACACGCGAGGATCTGATCCAGCACTATCGCACTTACTATGTTCCAAACAACGCCGTATTAGCCATTGCCGGCGATTTTGAAACCGAGCAGATGCTCAAACGCGTGCGGGAACTCTATGAACCCATCCCGCGCGGGGTCGACCCGCCTCGTCTGTGTCGAACCGAACCACCTCAGCAAGGTGAACGTCGGGTTACGGTCCAGGGGCCAGATGATACCACCTACCTGATGCTCGCCCATCATGTCCCCAACTCGATCCATCCCGACTTTATTCCTCTCACGATACTCGATAGCCTGCTGACCGGGCCAAGCAATCTAAACGTCTTCGGTGGCGGTGTATCGAATAAAACTTCGCGCCTGTATCGCGCTCTGGTTGAGGGTGATTTAGCCGTTAGTGTCCAGGGAGGCGTTGGTGCAACCGTTGACCCCTTCCTGTACCTTATCACCTGCATCGTCCGCCCTGAAAAAACCCCTGAACAAGTGTTACAACGCATTGAAGATGAGATCAAACGCCTGCAAGATTCTCCGCCGCCCGTCGAAGAAATTCAACGCGCCAGCAAACAAGCGCGCGCCTTGTTTGCTTACGGCAGCGAAAGCATCAGCAATCAGGCATTCTGGATGGGCTTTTCGGAGATGTTTGCCACGTATGAATGGTACTTAGAATTCATCGACCGGCTGGCTCAGGTAACGCCTGAGGATGTCCAGCGCGTAGCCCAAACCTACCTGCAGACCCGCAACCGGGTGGTCGGGGTTTACCTGCCTGAAGCATCAACCACACCTCAAAAGGAAGAAAGCGATTCTCAATGA
- a CDS encoding histone acetyltransferase, ELP3 family gives METQLWQEKQRKIAQHLDLAQIVVEQIRQGSEVADALRRHPLPGGGYLGKNALVAAYHHMVAQGKLSPDPQLLARLRLKPVRTSSGVTTVTVLTKPYPCPAKCIFCPTEENMPKSYIADEPGARRAVEHHFDPYAQVSSRIQALAEVGHPTDKIELLILGGTWSAYRRDYQQWFIQRCFDAMNGISAATIEEAFAINETAPRRNVGLVIETRPDEITPQEIVWLRKLGVTKVQMGAQSFDDSILELNRRGHTVQQTRQAVNLLRMAGFKIVLHWMPNLLGATPQSDRQDFQRMWEGFCPDEIKIYPTQLLENTELYSIWQAGGYRPYTTQELIDLIADIKPSIPRYCRVNRVIRDIPSTYVVEGNKVTSLRQDVHRELKRRGTRCQCIRCREIGQRPLDQRRLHTEVIVYPTDVSEEHFLSFVTADDHLAGFLRLSLPYEGGKKAFIEELKGAALIREVHVYGQSVELGKEQPGAAQHSGLGTRLIHWAERIARQRSYQKLAVISAVGTRQYYLQRGFQRGDLYLIKDL, from the coding sequence ATGGAAACACAACTCTGGCAGGAAAAACAACGTAAGATCGCCCAACACCTGGATTTAGCCCAAATCGTTGTGGAGCAAATCCGCCAGGGCAGTGAGGTTGCCGATGCCCTGCGCCGTCATCCCTTACCCGGTGGAGGGTATTTAGGTAAAAACGCCCTGGTCGCCGCGTACCATCACATGGTTGCGCAGGGCAAACTATCCCCCGACCCACAACTGCTTGCCCGCCTGCGCTTGAAACCGGTGCGCACAAGCTCTGGGGTAACAACCGTCACGGTGCTGACCAAACCCTATCCCTGTCCGGCAAAATGCATCTTCTGTCCGACCGAAGAGAACATGCCCAAAAGCTATATCGCCGACGAGCCTGGCGCACGCCGGGCTGTCGAACACCATTTCGATCCCTACGCTCAGGTTTCCTCCCGTATCCAGGCCCTGGCTGAAGTTGGTCACCCCACCGACAAAATCGAATTGCTCATTTTAGGCGGCACCTGGAGCGCTTACCGTCGCGACTATCAGCAGTGGTTCATCCAGCGCTGCTTCGATGCCATGAATGGCATATCCGCCGCGACGATCGAAGAGGCTTTTGCCATCAACGAGACCGCGCCGCGTCGCAATGTGGGCCTGGTTATCGAAACCCGCCCGGATGAAATCACACCGCAGGAGATTGTGTGGTTGCGCAAACTGGGCGTCACCAAAGTTCAGATGGGCGCCCAAAGCTTTGACGATTCCATTTTGGAATTGAATCGGCGCGGCCATACGGTGCAACAAACCCGCCAGGCAGTTAACCTGTTGCGCATGGCCGGTTTTAAGATCGTGTTGCACTGGATGCCCAATTTGCTCGGCGCTACCCCGCAATCGGATCGGCAAGATTTCCAACGGATGTGGGAGGGATTTTGCCCCGATGAAATCAAAATTTACCCCACCCAACTGCTGGAAAACACAGAATTGTATTCTATCTGGCAGGCTGGCGGTTATCGACCCTACACCACGCAAGAATTGATCGACCTGATCGCAGACATCAAACCCTCCATCCCTCGCTATTGTCGCGTCAATCGCGTCATTCGCGATATCCCCTCGACTTACGTGGTTGAAGGCAATAAAGTCACCAGTTTACGCCAGGATGTTCATCGCGAACTGAAACGGCGCGGTACGCGTTGCCAGTGCATCCGCTGTCGCGAAATTGGACAAAGACCCCTTGACCAGCGCCGCCTGCACACTGAGGTTATAGTTTACCCAACGGATGTCTCCGAAGAGCATTTTCTCAGCTTTGTCACCGCCGACGACCACCTGGCTGGTTTCCTGCGCTTATCTCTACCTTACGAAGGCGGAAAGAAAGCTTTCATCGAAGAACTCAAAGGGGCAGCTCTCATCCGCGAAGTTCATGTTTACGGTCAATCGGTCGAACTGGGCAAAGAACAGCCCGGAGCAGCCCAACACAGCGGCCTGGGCACGCGTCTCATTCATTGGGCAGAACGAATAGCCCGCCAACGCAGCTATCAGAAACTGGCTGTTATCTCTGCGGTGGGCACGCGGCAGTATTATCTTCAACGCGGTTTTCAGCGCGGTGATCTTTATCTCATCAAAGATCTATAA
- a CDS encoding Holo-[acyl-carrier protein] synthase: MFIRSGIDAIEIQRLEEVLQRHGERFLQRVFTPQEIQLYRSRPQSLAARFAAKEAVSKALGCGIGAVNWLDIEIVHDPAHQPCLILHRQALQEAQKLGIQGWSLSLTHTQELAIAVAVAWGE, encoded by the coding sequence ATGTTCATCCGTTCGGGAATTGATGCAATCGAAATTCAACGGCTGGAGGAAGTTCTCCAACGACATGGGGAGCGCTTTCTGCAAAGGGTCTTTACCCCTCAGGAGATACAGCTTTATCGCTCGCGTCCTCAATCCTTAGCCGCGCGCTTTGCCGCCAAGGAAGCCGTTTCAAAAGCTTTGGGCTGTGGAATTGGGGCAGTAAATTGGCTGGATATTGAAATCGTTCACGACCCCGCTCATCAACCCTGCCTGATTCTGCACCGTCAGGCGCTTCAGGAAGCCCAAAAATTAGGCATACAGGGGTGGTCATTAAGCCTCACTCACACCCAGGAACTGGCTATTGCAGTAGCTGTAGCCTGGGGCGAGTGA